GCTTCCGCGCGATTCGCGCATAGAGGTCAGAAAGCTGAGGGCAAAGCACCTCGGGAGTTTCGTGTCCATCGAGGGCCTGGTGCGGAAGGCGACGGAAGTCAGGCCCAGGGTGACCATCGCGGAGTTCGAGTGCGCCAGGTGCGGACACAAAATCACGGTCGAGCAGGAAGGCATGCTCTTTCACGAGCCGCTCGAGTGCTCCAAGGAAGAGGGCGGATGCGGCCGAGGCACCGGCTCTACGAAGTTCAGGCTTCTCACAGATCCGTCCAAGTTCGTGGACACCCAGAAGATAGAGGCCCAGGAGCCACCGGAAGGACTGAGAGGAGGCGCTCAGCCCGAGAGGCTAGTGGGCTACATCGAGGACGACCTCTCGGGTCGTATCTCTCCCGGAGACAGGGTCATCCTCAACGGGATCCTGAGAAGCCAGCAGAAGGGCACGCAGGTCAAATCGACGCTGTTCGAGATACACATGGATGTCAACTCGGTGGAGTACGAGGAGCACGAGTACGAGGAGATACTTATCACTCCCGAGGACGAGCTGAAGATACGCGAGTTCGCGAAGTCTCCGGACATCTTCGAGAAGGTCATAGCGTCTATATCGCCCACGATCTACGGCTACGATCAGGAGAAGGAGGGCCTAGCCCTGCAGTTGTTCGGGGGCGTTCCAAAGACGATGGATGACGGCACCAGGATCAGGGGGGACATACACATCGCACTCATCGGTGACCCAGGCACTGCCAAGTCGCAGATTCTGAGATACATGGCGCAGCTTGCCCCCAGAGGCATCTATACGTCCGGGAAATCGTCATCCGCAGCGGGCCTCACTGCCGCTGCAGTCAAGGACGAATTCGGAGAAGGCAGGTGGACCCTCGAGGCGGGCGCTCTTGTCATCGCGGACAAAGGACTCGCGTGCATCGACGAGCTCGACAAGATGAACGACCAGGATAGGTCCGCCATTCACGAGAGCCTCGAGCAGGGCACGATCTCAGTGGCCAAGGCTGGGATCACGGCCACTCTTCAGTCCAGGTGCGCAGTCCTCGGAGCAGCGAACCCAAAGTACGGCAGGTTCGATGCGAACAGGAACATGGCCGAGCAGATCGACCTCCCGCCCGCACTTCTGTCCAGATTCGATGCCATCTTCACAATGACCGACCGGCCGGATTCCGAGCAGGACAAGAAAGTGGCCGCACACATCCTCAAGGCGCACAGGAGGGGCGAGGTCATGCTGCACGAGTCGCCCGAGAGCATCACACATGTTGACGTCGCTGAGATACTCAGAGATAGCTCAGGCCTGGTGCCGGCCATGGATCGTGACTTCCTTAGGAAGTACGTCGCGTACAGCAAACGCATCACCCCCGTCATGAGCGACGAGTCCATTCGTACGCTCCAGGGGTATTACGTCTCCATCAGGAAGCTGGGCGAGGGCGAGGAGGCCTCCGTGCCTATCACCGCGAGGCAGCTAGAGGCGCTGATACGTATGTCCGAAGCCAGCGCGAGGGCAAGGCTCAGTACGATCGTCGACACGGACGATGCGAATCGCGCGATCAAGATAGTTGAGTACTACCTCAGCAAGGTTGCGAGCGAGGGCGGCAGGAGGGACATAGACCTCATCGCGACAGGCACGAGCAGGGTTCAGAGGGACCAGATCTATGTGCTGAGGAACCTCGTGCAGCAGCTCGCAGATGCCAAGAGGGGCGTGAGCGAGGCCGAGCTGGTCCAGAAGGCCGGGTCGGAGAACATATCGGAGGACAGAGTGAGAGCGCTGCTGAAGAAGCTGAGCGATGCGGGTGAAGTCTATTCGCCTCAGCCAGGATACTTCAAGCTGGCGAGCGAGGAGCGCATCGGATGATATGCATCAAGGTCCACATGCAGGGCACTGAGACTGTCGTTGCCGCCTGCGACTCCGACATAGTTGGAAAGACATTCAGGTCCAAAGACCTCAAGATACATGTCTCAGAAGGGTTCTACAAGGGCGACACGGGCGACGAGAACATGCTCGTCAGCAGACTCGAGATGGCGACCATCGCCAACCTCGTCGGCGAGAAGACCCTTGAGATAGCGATCAAGCACGGGTTCGTCGACCCTACCAGCGTCCTGGTCATCGGAGGAGTGCCGCACGCGCAGATGGCGAGGATGATGTAGTTGTTCTGCGTCGAGTGCGGCCGCGAAGGCGAGCTCATAGGCTCCCTATGCGAGGAGTGCTATTCCAAAAGGCATGTCCAGCCGTCTCTGCCAGACCATGTCGACGTGACGCTCTGCGCCCACTGCTCCTCTATGCAGACGGAGAAGGGCTGGGAGGATGTCGGCTCCGTCAAGGAGGCATCGGAGCGCGCTCTCAGGCAGGCGCTGGTCCTCCCAAAGAATTCGAAGCTCTCGGACATGCGCGTGCAGCTCGGCGAGAAGGACGAGAGGAACCTGGATGCCAAGGTGAGCGTCCTGCTGACCGTTCTGGGCCATGAGTTCGAGCGGGAGCTCGGCACTATCGTGAGGTTGAAGCGCGGTTCCTGCACCGAGTGCTCGAAACAGCAGGGGAATTACTACGAGGCGATACTCCAGGTCAGGGGCCCGGGTCGTGATCTCACAGAGAGCGCTCAGAAAGACATCGAAAACCTTGTCCAGAACAGGGTCGCCACAATGAGGAAGTCAAGCAGAGGAGCATTCGTCAGCAAGATCGAGCGTGTCAAGGGCGGGCTCGATTTCTACTTCAGCACCAGCCCTGCCGCTAGGAGCCTGGCGAAGGAGATACGGGAGTCCTTCTGCGCGGAGTACAAGGAATCATCGAAGCTCTGGGGCAGGCGCCTGGGCAAGGAGATCTACAGGATGACCTTCCTCGTGCGGCTGCCAGGGTTCTCCCGAGGCGACATCGTCGAGCACCAGTCACGGGAATACCTCGTGCGCGGAATGTCCAGAGGGATGATACGCGGCGTCGATCTCAAGACGGGCGAGGAACGCTCCCTCAGGATGAAGGAGGCAGACGATTGCACGCTGATCCGCACCGGCGCTCAGGTGCTGAAGGCAGTCGTGCTGGTGGAGAGGGAGAGCGAGCTCCAGGTCCTTGACCCGGAGACCAACACGCCTGTCGACTTGCGCAAGCCAATCGGCTTTTCTCGAAAAGGCGAACACGTGAGGATCGTGAAGACGAAGCTCGGGACGTTCGCCATCAGTGACAGCTGGTAATCGTCTCGATTCTGACTTGTTCCACCAAAAAGGCATTAATTATCTAGTCTCATACACCGGCCGAGAGGTCCGACAAGTTATGGTTACTGAAGCAGATGTTTCGAATGCCACCGTCGAGCTGCTCCGGAAGACAGTCGTCAAGCTCCCCGCGGACGTGGAGACGGCCGTCAGGAAGGCCTACGCCGCTGAGACCGACGAGGTACCGAAGATGCAGCTCAAGGCGATCGTGGACAACATGGACATGGCGATCAAGGGGAACACCCCGATGTGTCAGGACACTGGTGTGACGATCTTCTACGCCACGCTGCCCAAAGACTGCAAGGTCGATGTCGCAAAGGGCATCGTAGAGGGCGTCAGGAAGGCCACGAAGGAGGTCCCGCTGAGGCCGAACGCAGTGCATCCGATCACTAGGAAGAACCCTGGCGACAACATTGGCGAGAGACACCCTTACATCAACTGGAAAATCCACGACAAGGACTACATCGAGATCACGGTGATGACGAAAGGCGCAGGCTCAGAGAACATGAGCCAGCTCGCGATGCTGACGCCGACCCAGGGTCTCAAAGGGATCAAGGAGTTCATCCTCAACTCAGTCCTGAGGGCCAGCAGCAACCCGTGCCCGCCTACGATACTGGGCGTGGGAATAGGCGGCTCGTCCGATATCGCGATGAAGCTCGCCAAGGAAGCGCTACTGAGGCCGATCGACGAGAGGCACAAGGACCCGGAGATCGCGAAGCTCGAGAGCGAACTGCTCGAGGCCATCAACATGTTGGGCATCGGCCCGATGGGCCTTGGTGGAAAGACCACGTGCCTCGGTCTGAACATCGAATATGCGTATTGCCACACGGCGAGCCTGCCCGTTGGCTTGAACGTCCAGTGCTGGGCCGGCAGACGCGGCACCGTCAGGATACATCCAGACGGCAAAGTCGCCTACCCGACCCATGAGAGGTGATCCAAGATGCCAAAGAGGTTGAAGACCCCATTGACGGAGAGCGATGTCCGAGCGCTGAAGCTGGGAGAGACCATCTATCTTGATGGCATCATCTACACAGGAAGGGATGAGGTCCACATACATGCCCTCGAGGGTCTGGAGAAGGGAAAGAACCCCCCGGTCGACTTCAAAGGGTCCGCGCTGTTCCACTGTGGTCCGATCATGAGGAAGGTCGGGGACGAGTGGCAAGCAGTCGCCGCAGGTCCTACGACATCGTCAAGGATGAACTCTCTGGAACCTCAGTTCATAGAGAAGTTCAGGCCCGGGGCGATCATAGGCAAGGGCGGCATGTCACAGCCGACAGTCGATGCCATGAAGAAGTTCGGGGCTGTGTATCTCGCAATCACCGGCGGGGCGGCCGTTCTGGCCGCGAAGGGTGTCAAGAGCGTGGAGGGCGTCGAGTGGTTCGAGCTGGGGATGCCGGAGGCAATCTGGATCCTGAACGCCGAGAACTTCGGACCACTGACCGTTGCGATAGATGCGAGCGGCAACAGCCTGTTCGCAGATGTCAACGCGAAGGTCAAAGAGAACGAGAAGAAGGCCCGTGCGAAGCTCGGCCTCGCCTGAAGATACAGACAGACGAGCGGGCCTACTCCCCGCCCTTCTTGATCTTCCTCACTTTCTTTTCCTGCGAGTCAGGTGCTTCTGAGGACTCCTCGGCTGTCTCAGCGTCCTCCGTCTGTTCACCTTCCTTCTTCACTTCCTCTTCAGCCTCATCGTAGACTGCGGGAGCGGACTCAGGCGCTTGGAAGGTGCGTATCCTGAGGTATACCGCTACTGCGAGAATCACTATCGTCAGGAACAGTGCCAGGATCATCATGGAGTGTGCCATGTCGAATCCGAAGATGAACCCCTCTCCCACCCCCCTCCTGAGGGGATTCATGAAGAACCTGTGGTTCGTGGTGTCGTTCTCTCTCACCTCCAGTTGACCGATCTCGAGAGGTCTGTAACCATCCTTCTCGAACTGGATGGTGTAGTTCCCGTCCATGAGTCCGGGGAAGACGAATTCGCCATTGATGTTCGTGTATGTCGACTGCGTGTTCTTGTTCTCGGCGATAATCGTGATCAACACGCCTGAGAGCGGTGAATTGGAGTCTCTCGCAATCACGGTGCCCTGGAGGAGGGAGCCGGGCATGGCGGTTAGATTCACCTCTAGCTGCGTCTCCCCTCCCGCCGGGATCATGATTCCCTCGATAGTCTTGGGGGAGTAGCCAGTTCTTGAGGCGAGGACCGTGTATGTTCCAGCCGTGAGGTTCCATATTGCGAAGTTGCCATCGATACCCGATATGCTGTAGAACTCGGTTCCGACGACAGAAATGTTCACTCCTACCAAGAGAAATGAGCCCGATTTGACGATCCCGTAGAGCCTCGTCGGTTTCTCGGTGAGGTTGAAGTCTACACCCGCGGTCACATTCCCTCTTGTCACACGGATGTCGACGCTGGTATTGGAGAAGAACCCGTCCTTGGACGCGGTCAGTGAGTAGATGCCCTCAGGGATGTTGGTGATGTTGTAGCTGCCGTCGGATCCGCTGCTGACAGTCAGGGTGACCGACCCTACCTGCACTGACACATTCGTGTTGTCGAGCGGGGAGAAATCGTCGGCGCAGTAGACATGACCTGAGATCGACCCGTTCTGGGATATCAGGACGAAGTGCTTCGTGACACTACCGCCCAGGGGGACCACGATGGCCTGGAGCGAGCTCGGGACATACCCAGAAGCATTCGCGGTAACGGAGTAAGTGTTAGCGGGTATTCCCG
This Candidatus Thermoplasmatota archaeon DNA region includes the following protein-coding sequences:
- a CDS encoding minichromosome maintenance protein MCM, with the translated sequence MWEEFLGGQERRHLVSTIADLYPDVRSIYVDFSSIEKFDPDLANYTLVNPTLSLRSAEEAIKRMVSHALTNPFVHFRINGLPRDSRIEVRKLRAKHLGSFVSIEGLVRKATEVRPRVTIAEFECARCGHKITVEQEGMLFHEPLECSKEEGGCGRGTGSTKFRLLTDPSKFVDTQKIEAQEPPEGLRGGAQPERLVGYIEDDLSGRISPGDRVILNGILRSQQKGTQVKSTLFEIHMDVNSVEYEEHEYEEILITPEDELKIREFAKSPDIFEKVIASISPTIYGYDQEKEGLALQLFGGVPKTMDDGTRIRGDIHIALIGDPGTAKSQILRYMAQLAPRGIYTSGKSSSAAGLTAAAVKDEFGEGRWTLEAGALVIADKGLACIDELDKMNDQDRSAIHESLEQGTISVAKAGITATLQSRCAVLGAANPKYGRFDANRNMAEQIDLPPALLSRFDAIFTMTDRPDSEQDKKVAAHILKAHRRGEVMLHESPESITHVDVAEILRDSSGLVPAMDRDFLRKYVAYSKRITPVMSDESIRTLQGYYVSIRKLGEGEEASVPITARQLEALIRMSEASARARLSTIVDTDDANRAIKIVEYYLSKVASEGGRRDIDLIATGTSRVQRDQIYVLRNLVQQLADAKRGVSEAELVQKAGSENISEDRVRALLKKLSDAGEVYSPQPGYFKLASEERIG
- a CDS encoding FumA C-terminus/TtdB family hydratase beta subunit, whose translation is MPKRLKTPLTESDVRALKLGETIYLDGIIYTGRDEVHIHALEGLEKGKNPPVDFKGSALFHCGPIMRKVGDEWQAVAAGPTTSSRMNSLEPQFIEKFRPGAIIGKGGMSQPTVDAMKKFGAVYLAITGGAAVLAAKGVKSVEGVEWFELGMPEAIWILNAENFGPLTVAIDASGNSLFADVNAKVKENEKKARAKLGLA
- a CDS encoding carboxypeptidase-like regulatory domain-containing protein codes for the protein MDRMTRRVVSMLGALALTLVFLMLSTALFFSFDPGTNEEPVKKAAAMQTWPSGTLIVNVTDDVGRPLTGATVKTWGDGISWQNLTAINGTVALTNLTAGESGSPVTYQLNASAGGYRDSYQATVDLIENETAYIDLTVYGGFIQGTVTTISGGSPKPVTGANVTITPLGYSADVSPADGFYQLAGIPANTYSVTANASGYVPSSLQAIVVPLGGSVTKHFVLISQNGSISGHVYCADDFSPLDNTNVSVQVGSVTLTVSSGSDGSYNITNIPEGIYSLTASKDGFFSNTSVDIRVTRGNVTAGVDFNLTEKPTRLYGIVKSGSFLLVGVNISVVGTEFYSISGIDGNFAIWNLTAGTYTVLASRTGYSPKTIEGIMIPAGGETQLEVNLTAMPGSLLQGTVIARDSNSPLSGVLITIIAENKNTQSTYTNINGEFVFPGLMDGNYTIQFEKDGYRPLEIGQLEVRENDTTNHRFFMNPLRRGVGEGFIFGFDMAHSMMILALFLTIVILAVAVYLRIRTFQAPESAPAVYDEAEEEVKKEGEQTEDAETAEESSEAPDSQEKKVRKIKKGGE
- a CDS encoding fumarate hydratase, giving the protein MVTEADVSNATVELLRKTVVKLPADVETAVRKAYAAETDEVPKMQLKAIVDNMDMAIKGNTPMCQDTGVTIFYATLPKDCKVDVAKGIVEGVRKATKEVPLRPNAVHPITRKNPGDNIGERHPYINWKIHDKDYIEITVMTKGAGSENMSQLAMLTPTQGLKGIKEFILNSVLRASSNPCPPTILGVGIGGSSDIAMKLAKEALLRPIDERHKDPEIAKLESELLEAINMLGIGPMGLGGKTTCLGLNIEYAYCHTASLPVGLNVQCWAGRRGTVRIHPDGKVAYPTHER
- a CDS encoding DUF424 domain-containing protein, producing the protein MICIKVHMQGTETVVAACDSDIVGKTFRSKDLKIHVSEGFYKGDTGDENMLVSRLEMATIANLVGEKTLEIAIKHGFVDPTSVLVIGGVPHAQMARMM